In Sphingomonas panacisoli, one genomic interval encodes:
- a CDS encoding HAMP domain-containing sensor histidine kinase — MLSLKELGGAASFRLAAFFAAVFGSASLAFVTIIYLTTSSYLSGNPDERMRYQAQSFDGNSSKQIGSFLDQHNIADPTGRRPFGLFTAEGQPLGGNLKRLPTPMPPLERFFETTVSNEHENTLYRSFLHRLPDGRLIVVSRNIEELQHFRNELLEATLLGLAVMIVLGSAGAIAIGVGSIRRFDGLTRSIERITQGDLSGRLPVRGTNDETDRLVRVINAMLEQIERLMGEVKGVCDSIAHDLRTPLTRLLAGLERANRRNLSAAERKAEIDHAIAEVNLMLRTFAALLRISEIEDGARRASFREVDLTQIAADAVEYYEPAAESKAIRIRFDPLGSDGVATTVNGDIDLLFEAFGNLIDNAIKYTPSGGNIRVELIDGPQLRITDDGRGIDHRDREKLKLRFQRGSQVNGIPGSGLGLPLVGAIARLHGMDLRFDDVANRCRVVMGPATMMTATTRRKPRPAKSHRLN; from the coding sequence TTGTTAAGTCTTAAGGAGCTTGGCGGCGCGGCGAGCTTTCGGCTCGCGGCGTTCTTCGCGGCGGTATTCGGGTCGGCGTCGCTGGCGTTCGTCACGATCATCTATCTGACGACGTCGAGCTATCTGTCCGGCAATCCCGATGAACGCATGCGATACCAGGCGCAGTCGTTCGACGGCAATTCGTCGAAGCAGATCGGCTCGTTTCTCGACCAGCACAACATCGCCGATCCGACCGGCCGCCGCCCCTTCGGTCTGTTCACCGCTGAGGGCCAGCCGCTCGGCGGCAATTTGAAGCGCCTGCCGACGCCGATGCCGCCGCTCGAACGCTTCTTCGAAACGACGGTGAGTAACGAGCACGAGAATACGTTGTACCGGTCGTTTCTTCATCGGCTGCCCGATGGCCGTCTGATCGTCGTCAGCCGTAACATCGAGGAGCTCCAGCATTTCCGGAACGAACTGCTTGAGGCTACTCTATTGGGGTTGGCGGTGATGATCGTGCTCGGGTCGGCCGGGGCGATCGCGATCGGCGTCGGATCGATCCGCCGGTTCGACGGACTGACGCGCTCGATCGAGCGGATCACGCAAGGGGATTTGAGCGGCCGACTGCCGGTGCGCGGCACCAATGACGAAACCGACCGGCTGGTCCGCGTGATCAACGCCATGCTGGAACAGATCGAGCGGTTGATGGGCGAGGTAAAGGGCGTGTGCGACAGCATCGCGCATGATCTGCGCACGCCGCTGACCCGATTGCTTGCAGGCCTCGAACGCGCCAACCGCCGCAACCTCTCCGCCGCCGAACGCAAGGCAGAGATCGATCACGCCATCGCCGAGGTCAATTTGATGCTGCGGACCTTCGCTGCGTTGTTGCGCATTTCGGAGATCGAGGACGGCGCGCGACGCGCATCGTTCCGCGAGGTCGATCTCACGCAAATCGCCGCCGACGCGGTCGAATATTACGAACCGGCGGCGGAGAGCAAGGCGATCAGGATCAGGTTCGACCCTCTCGGTTCCGACGGCGTTGCGACCACCGTCAACGGCGACATTGACTTGCTGTTCGAAGCGTTCGGCAACCTGATCGACAATGCCATCAAATACACGCCGTCCGGCGGCAACATCCGCGTCGAGCTGATCGACGGGCCGCAATTGCGCATCACCGATGACGGGCGCGGCATCGATCATCGGGATCGCGAAAAGCTGAAACTACGTTTTCAGCGCGGTAGCCAGGTCAACGGTATCCCCGGCAGCGGCCTCGGGTTGCCGTTGGTCGGTGCGATCGCGCGGTTGCACGGCATGGATCTGCGCTTCGACGACGTGGCCAACAGATGCCGCGTCGTGATGGGTCCGGCGACCATGATGACGGCCACCACGCGCCGCAAACCACGGCCCGCTAAATCCCATAGATTAAATTGA
- a CDS encoding response regulator transcription factor: MANILIVEDDVKTAREIGAALVDHGMTSAHVMDGVEAVRQARTARYDAIILDRMLPGDLNGLEVLAALRGTGVSTPVLILSALSAVTDRVRGLRTGGDDYLTKPFDFIELTARVDALIRRRGSAPGAQDMELSVGDLYLDLFRRKASRAGVEIDLLPREYQLLEHFMRHPGDVMTRAMIFERVWGYRYDDRTNVIDVHVAKLRRKLDVNGLPTMIETVRGSGYRLVKS; the protein is encoded by the coding sequence ATGGCCAACATCTTGATCGTCGAGGACGACGTCAAGACGGCGCGCGAGATTGGCGCGGCGTTGGTCGATCACGGCATGACGAGTGCGCATGTGATGGACGGCGTGGAAGCGGTCCGCCAGGCACGCACGGCGCGGTACGACGCGATCATCCTCGATCGCATGCTGCCGGGCGACCTCAACGGCCTCGAAGTGCTCGCGGCGCTGCGCGGCACCGGCGTCAGCACACCAGTTCTCATCCTCAGCGCGTTGTCCGCCGTCACTGATCGGGTGCGCGGGCTGCGGACCGGCGGCGACGACTACCTCACCAAACCGTTCGACTTCATCGAACTGACCGCGCGCGTCGATGCGTTGATCCGCCGACGGGGATCGGCGCCGGGCGCGCAGGACATGGAATTGTCGGTCGGCGATCTTTACCTCGATCTGTTCCGCCGCAAGGCGAGCCGCGCGGGCGTCGAGATCGATCTGTTGCCGCGCGAATATCAATTGCTCGAACATTTCATGCGCCATCCCGGCGACGTGATGACGCGGGCGATGATATTCGAACGCGTCTGGGGCTATCGCTATGACGATCGCACCAACGTGATCGACGTCCACGTCGCAAAGTTGCGCCGCAAGCTCGACGTCAACGGATTGCCGACGATGATCGAGACGGTCCGCGGATCGGGATACCGCCTTGTTAAGTCTTAA
- a CDS encoding TonB-dependent receptor, which yields MIRSMQARATTARASSFAIALATMIAALPAAASVDKPADPAATPTPATSPDDQRKPDGQTTGGDIAEGSDIVVTGTKANEIAPVTASLEARQPQAIVSRSLIEDSLPATADFNQIALITPSVSNFGGNNGIGLSESKAQIRGFQDGEYNITYDGVPFGDTNDPTHHSTTFFPSNTIETLIVDRGPGNASQLGQATFGGNINLFSRAARDEFGGQLKAAYGSFNTYLLRGLVNTGAIDALGGTKFVFTGQYAHTDGKLSFEKYRNYNLYGKAVIPLSSSVTLSILGTYNNNRFNQPDKDGSTLYQQSLYGKYFSLNNDPNTPQYFGYNHTTKVTDFGIVKLEAQIAPGSVFENRAYTYYYDNETLSANDVTVVPGTVLSTTNAAGVKINGNQPGYTKTNKYRVFGDIAKVKLQLAPFAILTLGGQIEFSHTYRQQTDVDLMTGGFNYVEKKVTAPATGLNPGAVTPLYVKFDQKSEGNNDALFVELELKPIPGLSITPGFKHVDYNRKIMALYNQTTRYAQNVTNSWSANLPFLQANWQLTPQLSIYGEYARGFLIPPLSALYVDNPRFSNVVPERSTNYQAGFVYHGQRLSLDADVYSIDFQNKFASFTSPTPGVGTVFTNIGGALYQGVEGQVTYAFTDGIAVFANASRNRAIAKDTRLQVANAPVMTAAGGIIVKRGPIRFSLIDKLTGAQYANNAASASDPSYRAYRIAPYNAAVLAASYELGPVRIGVEVTDLFNSTRVTNIGSSSKTPLAAVGQPLATNLDQYYYQPGRAITGDITFKF from the coding sequence ATGATCCGTTCGATGCAGGCACGCGCCACGACGGCGCGCGCGAGTTCGTTTGCCATTGCCTTGGCGACCATGATCGCTGCCCTGCCGGCTGCGGCGAGCGTCGACAAGCCGGCCGACCCCGCTGCGACCCCGACCCCTGCCACGTCACCGGACGATCAACGCAAGCCCGACGGCCAGACCACCGGCGGTGACATCGCCGAGGGTTCGGACATCGTCGTCACCGGTACCAAGGCCAACGAGATCGCGCCGGTGACGGCATCGCTCGAGGCGCGTCAGCCACAGGCCATCGTCAGCCGGTCGCTGATCGAGGACTCGCTGCCCGCCACCGCCGACTTCAACCAGATCGCGCTGATCACGCCGAGTGTCTCCAACTTCGGCGGCAACAACGGCATCGGCCTGTCGGAATCGAAGGCGCAAATCCGCGGATTCCAGGACGGCGAATACAACATCACCTATGACGGCGTGCCGTTCGGCGACACCAACGACCCTACGCACCATTCGACCACGTTCTTCCCGTCGAACACGATCGAAACGCTGATCGTCGATCGCGGACCGGGTAACGCCAGCCAGCTCGGCCAGGCAACGTTCGGCGGTAACATCAACCTATTCAGCCGCGCCGCCCGCGACGAGTTCGGCGGTCAGCTCAAAGCCGCCTATGGCAGCTTCAACACCTATCTGTTGCGCGGGCTGGTCAACACCGGTGCGATCGACGCGCTAGGCGGCACGAAGTTCGTGTTCACGGGCCAGTACGCCCACACCGACGGCAAGCTGAGCTTCGAGAAATATCGCAACTACAACCTCTACGGCAAAGCGGTCATTCCGCTGTCGTCTTCGGTGACGCTGAGCATCCTCGGCACGTACAACAACAACCGGTTCAACCAGCCGGACAAGGACGGATCGACGCTGTATCAGCAATCGCTCTACGGCAAATATTTCAGCCTCAACAACGACCCCAACACACCGCAATATTTCGGCTACAACCATACGACGAAGGTCACCGATTTCGGCATCGTGAAGCTCGAGGCCCAGATCGCGCCGGGCAGCGTGTTCGAGAACCGCGCCTACACCTATTATTACGACAACGAGACGCTGTCGGCGAACGACGTGACGGTCGTGCCGGGTACCGTTCTATCGACCACGAATGCTGCCGGCGTGAAGATCAACGGCAACCAGCCCGGCTATACCAAGACCAACAAGTACCGCGTGTTCGGCGACATCGCCAAGGTGAAGCTGCAACTCGCGCCTTTCGCGATCCTGACGTTGGGCGGGCAGATCGAGTTCAGCCACACCTATCGGCAACAGACCGACGTCGATCTGATGACCGGCGGGTTCAACTATGTCGAGAAGAAGGTGACGGCTCCGGCGACCGGGCTCAATCCCGGCGCGGTGACGCCGCTCTACGTCAAATTCGACCAGAAGAGCGAAGGCAACAATGACGCGTTGTTCGTCGAACTGGAGCTCAAGCCGATACCCGGATTGTCGATCACGCCCGGGTTCAAGCATGTCGACTACAACCGCAAGATCATGGCGCTCTATAACCAGACGACGCGCTATGCCCAGAACGTGACCAACAGCTGGAGCGCTAACCTACCCTTCCTGCAGGCGAACTGGCAGCTGACGCCGCAACTGTCGATCTACGGCGAATATGCCCGTGGCTTCCTGATCCCGCCGTTGAGCGCACTCTATGTCGATAATCCCCGCTTCTCGAACGTGGTGCCCGAGCGGTCGACCAACTATCAGGCGGGCTTCGTCTATCACGGCCAGCGACTGTCGCTCGACGCGGATGTCTATTCGATCGATTTCCAGAACAAGTTCGCCAGCTTCACCTCGCCGACGCCGGGCGTGGGTACGGTGTTCACCAATATCGGCGGCGCGCTGTACCAGGGCGTCGAAGGCCAAGTGACCTACGCCTTCACCGATGGCATTGCCGTATTCGCCAACGCCTCGCGGAACCGCGCCATCGCCAAGGATACCCGGCTTCAAGTTGCCAACGCCCCCGTGATGACCGCGGCCGGCGGGATCATCGTCAAGCGCGGCCCGATCCGCTTCTCGTTGATCGACAAGTTGACCGGCGCGCAATATGCGAACAACGCCGCGAGCGCGAGCGACCCGTCCTATCGCGCCTATCGCATCGCGCCTTACAATGCGGCGGTTCTTGCGGCGAGCTACGAACTCGGTCCGGTGCGTATCGGGGTCGAGGTCACCGATCTGTTCAATTCCACGCGGGTGACCAACATCGGATCGAGCAGCAAGACCCCGCTCGCGGCGGTCGGGCAGCCTCTGGCAACCAATCTCGACCAATATTATTATCAACCGGGTCGCGCGATCACCGGCGACATCACGTTTAAGTTCTAG
- a CDS encoding acid phosphatase, which translates to MQTRKLIAAAFLLSASAGVLAKDKAPSLLSSADLDPQTVLPAPPAKGSLQGVNELRELHNVQRQRTPAAVKSAKWDSDAKSAMIFAEVLGPAFDLDKLPATKRLFDLVRATEKDVADRGKDEFKRPRPWIVDPTVKSCSRSDEPLSSYPSGHTTMAYSMAGVLARLVPAKASAIMARAARYGESRIVCEQHFRSDVTAGEALGLLVAERLMTKPEFVAAFDAAKAELRSVSLSGD; encoded by the coding sequence ATGCAAACCAGAAAGCTCATCGCCGCCGCGTTTCTGCTGAGCGCCAGCGCTGGCGTGCTAGCGAAGGACAAAGCGCCGTCGCTGCTTTCCAGCGCCGATCTCGACCCGCAAACGGTGCTGCCCGCGCCACCGGCAAAAGGCAGCCTGCAGGGGGTCAACGAGTTGCGCGAGCTCCACAACGTCCAACGGCAACGTACCCCGGCCGCCGTTAAATCGGCGAAATGGGACAGCGACGCGAAGAGCGCGATGATCTTCGCCGAGGTGCTGGGGCCGGCCTTCGATCTCGACAAGTTGCCGGCGACCAAACGCCTGTTCGATCTGGTGCGCGCCACCGAAAAGGATGTCGCCGACCGCGGCAAGGACGAGTTCAAACGCCCGCGCCCGTGGATCGTCGATCCCACCGTCAAGAGCTGTTCGCGCAGCGACGAGCCGCTGTCGAGCTACCCGAGCGGTCATACCACGATGGCCTATTCGATGGCGGGCGTGCTGGCTCGGCTGGTGCCCGCCAAAGCGAGCGCGATCATGGCGCGCGCCGCTCGCTATGGCGAAAGCAGGATCGTCTGCGAGCAACATTTCCGCAGCGACGTCACCGCCGGCGAAGCGCTGGGCCTGCTGGTCGCCGAGCGCTTGATGACGAAACCGGAATTCGTCGCCGCCTTCGACGCAGCGAAAGCGGAGCTGCGCAGCGTCAGCCTTTCA